Below is a genomic region from Enterobacter hormaechei subsp. xiangfangensis.
CTTACGCATCACCAGCGTGGCGTTGGTGCCGCCGAAACCGAAGCTGTTGGACATAACGGTCGTCAGCTCACGTTCGGTGGTTTCAGTCACGATGTTCAGGCCAGCCGCCTGCTCGTCCATCTCTTCGATGTTGATGCTTGGCGCGATAAAGCCGTTTTCCAGCATCAGCAGAGAGTAGATCGCTTCCTGCACGCCCGCCGCGCCCAGAGAGTGACCGGTCATGGCTTTGGTTGCAGAGATAGCCGGGCTGTTGTCGCCGAACACTTCACGGATCGCACCCAGCTCTTTCACGTCGCCTACCGGCGTTGAGGTGCCGTGGGAGTTCAGGTAGTCGATTGGAGTATCAACACCGTGCATCGCCATCTTCATGCAGCGCACCGCGCCTTCACCGGATGGAGCAACCATGTCAGCGCCGTCAGACGTTGCGCCGTAGCCCACGATCTCAGCATAGATGTGCGCGCCACGCGCCAGCGCGTGTTCCAGCTCTTCAACCACAACCATACCGCCGCCGCCAGCGATAACAAAACCGTCGCGGTGTGCATCATAAGTACGGGACGCTTTGTCTGGCGTTTCGTTGTATTTAGTGGACAGTGCGCCCATCGCGTCGAACTCACAGGCCATTTCCCAGCCCAGCTCTTCGCCACCGCCAGCAAATACGATGTCCTGTTTGCCCAGTTGGATCTGCTCAACCGCATTACCGATACAGTGTGCGGAGGTCGCACATGCGGAGCTGATGGAGTAGTTCACACCGTGGATTTTGAACGGCGTTGCCAGGCACGCGGAAACCGCTGAACCCATGGCTTTGGTCACAACATATGGACCGACCGCTTTCAGGCCGCGCGGGCTGCGCATGGCGTCAGCACCGAACACCTGAGCTTTAGAAGAACCGCCGGAACCTGCAATCAGGCCCACGCGTGGGTTGTTCTGGTAAACGTCTTCGCTCAGACCAGAATCCTTGATCGCTTCCTGCATGGAAAGATAGGCGTAGATAGAGGCATCGTTCATGAAACGAACCACTTTACGGTCAATTAAACCGGTGGTGTCCAGTTTAACGTTACCCCATACGTGGCTACGCATTCCAGAATCTTTAAACTCTTCAGAGAAAGTGATCCCGGAGCGTCCTTCACGCAGAGATGCCAGGACTTCCTGCTGGTTATTACCGATGCTGGAAACGATGCCCAGGCCAGTAATCACTGCACGTTTCATTCAATACCTCTGTAAGTCGCACTATAAAAAGTTTCGAGTCGCACAATAGCGTACACTTGTACGCCGAACAAGTCCGATCAGCCATTTTCTGTGGAAATTTGCACCGATGGGCTCACATCGCTAAGATCGTGCCACTGCCTGTCGGACGAGTAACTTACGTGAAACAAAACGCCATACAACCTGCCAACCTCGAATTCAACGCTGAGGGTACACCTGTTTCCCGAGATTTTGATGACGTCTACTTTTCTAATGATAACGGACTGGAAGAGACGCGCTATGTCTTCCTCGAAGGAAATCATCTCAGCACCCGCTTCCCTGAACATCCGCGCAGGCTGTTCGTCGTGGCGGAGAGCGGTTTCGGCACCGGGCTGAATTTTCTGACCCTCTGGCAGGCATTCGATTGTTTTCGCGCTGCATACCCCGAGGCTACCTTACAAAGATTACATTTCATCAGTTTCGAAAAATTTCCGCTTACCGCGCACGATCTGCGGCTTGCCCATCAGCGCTGGCCGGAGCTTGCCCACTGGGCGGAACAGCTTCAGACCCAGTGGCCACCGGCTATCGGCGGCTGTCATCGTCTGATTCTGGATGACGGACGCGTCACCCTCGACCTGTGGCTGGGCGATATTAACGACCTGACCGATAAGCTTGATGACTCAATGAATCAGAAAGTGGACGCCTGGTTCCTGGACGGTTTTGCGCCCGCTAAAAACCCGGACATGTGGAGCCCGCACCTGTTCAGCGCCATGGCACGTCTGGCGCGCCCGGGCGCGACGCTTGCTACCTTCACCTCCGCGGGCTTTGTCCGTCGTGGGTTGCAGGAGGCGGGGTTTACCATGCGGAAAACCAAAGGCTTTGGCCGCAAACGCGACATGCTGGTCGGGGTGATGGAACAGGATCTGGCGATCCCGGCGCAGGCCCCCTGGTTTGCCCGCCGCGCCAGCACCTCGCGTGAGGTCGCTATTGTGGGCGGGGGTATTGCCAGCGCCCTGCTCTCGCTGGCGCTGCTGCACCGTGGCTGGCAGGTGACGCTCTACTGCGCTGACGAGGCGCCGGCGACGGGCGCATCAGGCAACCGTCAGGGCGCGCTTTATCCCTTATTAAGTGCACACGATCCGGCACTGTTCCAGTTCTTCCCGGCGGCGTTTACGTTTGCTCGCCGCCTTTACGATAGCCTGCCTGTTGCGTTCGACCACGACTGGTGCGGCGTGACGCAGCTCGGCTGGGATGAGAAGAGCCAGCAGAAAATCACACAAATGCTGTCGCTGGGGCTGCCGGAGGACATCGCCCATGCAGTGACGGCACAGCAGGTTGCTGAGACCGCTGGTGTCGACACCGGCTGCGGCGGAATTCAGTATCCACTCGGCGGCTGGCTATGTCCGGCTGAACTGACTTCTGCGGCGATAGCCCTCGGGCAGTCGCGTGGGTTGACAGTGCATTATGCCCATAAGGTTCAATCGCTAAGCCGCACTGCGCACTGGGAACTGCGTTTCGCTGACGGTAAAGAGGCCCAGCATGCCAGCGTTGTGCTGGCCAACGGACATCATATCAGCCAGTTTACCCAGACAGCATCATTGCCGGTTTATCCAGTCGGCGGCCAGGTGAGCCATATCCCGACTGCGCCCCAACTGAGCAAACTGCGTCAGGTGCTGTGTTACGACGGCTACCTGACGCCGCAAAATCCCTCCAACGGCCATCACTGCATCGGCGCCAGCTACCATCGCGGTGAAACAGATATGCATTACAGCGAAGCGGATCAGCAGCAAAACCGCCAGCGCCTGGTCGACAGTTTTCCGGATGCGTCGTGGGCGAAAGAGGTTGATGTCAGTGAGGGTCAGGCGCGCTGCGGCGTACGCTGCGCGACCCGCGATCACCTGCCGATGGCGGGAAACGTGCCGGACTATGACGCCACGCTTGAAGTCTATCAGGATCTTGCAGACAGCAAAGAAACGGCGGTAAGTGCGCCCGTTCACCCCGAGCTGTTTATGCTGGGTGGCTTAGGCTCGCGGGGATTGTGCTCCGCGCCGCTGCTGGCTGAAGCGTTAGCCGCGCAAATGAGCGACGAGCCGGTTCCGCTGGACAGGGTTACGCTCGCGGGGCTGAATCCAAACCGACTGTGGGTGCGGAAATTGCTGAAGGGGAAAATGGTCAAGTAGGGTGCGGTCTGGTGCCCTCACCCCGGCCCTCTCCCTGTGGGAGAGGGCGGTGATACACTTACTTCGCTTTCGCCTGCTGGAACAAATTATCCCACATGCCCAGCACTAAAGACTGGTCGCGCGGAGAGAGTTCCCCGGCCTGAATAGCGTTTTCCAGGCTGCGAGTGACTTCCGCGTGAACGGCGTCGGCAGAGTGATCGTCCCCGGCTTCCAGCGCGGCTACCGCCAGCGTCAGGTGACCACGCAGATAACCGCTGGCGAACAGCTCATCATCACTGGCGTGTTCCACCATGTCATCAATTAACGCCAGAATGCGTGATTCAAATTCTGCGATCATCTTCTTTCCTCTGTTAAAGATCTTCCGGCCACGGGAAGCGTTCCGCCGTGATCTCCGGCGTGTGGTAATAATTCTGTAAAGCCTCGATCAGGCGTGCCGGACGTGCCGGGATGCCTTTCTCAAGATATTCCATCACCTGCGCATGAACGCGGCGCTGGAAGACGATACGGTCTGGCTCGAAGTCGCCTTCGAGGTTGTCACAGCTCACGTTGAACGGGAAACCCGCCGCCACGCATAACAGCCATTCCAGCGCCTGGGGTTTCACCTCCACATCTTCAAACTGCCCCTGGGTGGCGGCGTCGCGCCCGTCCGGGCAGTACCAGTAACCAAAGTCCACCAGCTCGCGACGCGCTTTCCCGGCGATACACCAGTGCGAAATTTCGTGCAAACCGCTGGCGTAAAAGCCGTGGGCAAAGATGATGCGGTTATACGGAACCTCGTCATCAGCTGGAAGATAGATCGGTTCGTCGTCGCCTTTAATCAGACGGGTATTAAAATCATCAGCAAAACAGCTATCGAAGATCTCAATCAGCTGTTCGTAGTTATGCGTACTGTTCATTAGTTCATCCCCAACCAGGTGAGGATCTCCTGTCCATGGCTGTCATAAAGAAGTTTGGCGCTCATCACCGCCGAGACGACAACAATCATCGGGCGGATCAGCTTTTGCCCTTTGCTTAATACCAGACGCGAGCCTGCGCGCGCGCCCAAAAACTGCCCTGCCATCATCACAAACCCGGTTGCCCAGATAACCTTGCCGCCAATGATAAACAGCAGCAGACCGCCAACGTTGGAGGTCGCGTTGAGGACTTTGGCGTGGGCGGTGGATTTGGCGAGGTTGAACCCGGCCAGCGTCACGAATGCCAGCGCGTAAAACGAGCCTGCCCCCGGGCCAAAGAAGCCATCGTAAAAACCGACGCAGCCACCGGCGATCAGCGCAAACGGCAGGCCGTGAAGGCGACGCTGTCGATCTTCTTCCCCGAGCTTTGGCATGAGTAAGAAATAGAGGCCGATACAGATAACCAGCAGCGGCAGGATCTGGCGCAGAATGTCGGACTGTACGTGCTGGACCAGCAGCGCGCCCGCCGTTGAGCCAATAAACGTCATCAGGATATTGAGCTTCTGATCGGCGAGATTCACAACTTTACGCCGAATGAAATAGAGCGACGAGGAGAGCGAACCGCCGCATGCCTGGAGTTTGTTGGTGGCAAGCGCCTGGGCAGGGCTCATGCCTGCCGCCAGCAACGCCGGAACGGTGAGCAACCCGCCGCCGCCCGCCAGGGCATCGATAAATCCGGCTAACATTGCAACAAAAAAGAGCACCGCCAGCAGCAGCGGTGACACCATGAACAGGTCGACGAAATTATCCATTAAAGTACATGCTCATCCAGTAGCGCCTGGCAGGAAGGCGGCAACGGAGGCGGTGTCTTCTTCTCAGGCTTAGAGGTTCCAGGCTTGGCTGGTTCAAACCAGCTTTGCAGTTCGTAACCACAACCATCGCCAGGCGGTGGCAGCGGCTGATCTTCACATTCCAGGCTGTTCGCCGGGCAGCGCAGGCGAACATGCATATGGGCACGATGCTGGAACCACGGGCGCACTTTACGCAACCAGTCGCGATCCGTTCCCGCATCCAGGCAAAGCTGCTGCTTGATGGCCGGATTAACAAAGATCCGCGTGACGTCGTTATCCTTTGCCGCCAGCTTAATCATGCTGGAAATTTCCGGCGACCATCGCGAGGCGACGACACGTTTACCGTCGGCCGAGACCAGATCCAGCACCTGCGGTTTCAGCAGTTGCGCTGAGCTCCAGCGCGTTTTCGGCAATTGCAGGAAGATATCCACATCCAGTCCGGTCTGGTGGCTGGCGTGACCGCCGTTAAAGCGGCCACCGGCAGGCATCCCCATATCGCCAATCAGCATCGTGCCCAGCCCCAGATTATGCACCTGGTTGCCAAGACGCTGAATAAAAAGCACCAGGTCAGGATGGCCGAAATAACGGCGCTGGTCGGTGCGCATCACCTGATAGGTATCCGATTGCAGCGGAAGTTCCTGCGCGCCGACGATACACCCGTTGGAGAAAGCGCCAATGGACTGCGCGCTCCCCGCTACCGGATGGGTGATTTTCTGCCACGGCGTAGCGGCCAGGCTTGCTCCACTGACCAGCAGCGCCAGCAGAGCGATTGCGGTTTTTTTCATAGTTACCAGCGTGGAATGGTGGTCGTCACATCCGCATTCTGCGCGCGCTGGCGCAGGAAGTGATCCATCAGCACGATCGCCAGCATCGCTTCTGCGATCGGTACCGCGCGGATCCCCACGCACGGATCGTGACGCCCTTTGGTGATCATCTCAACTTCATCGCCAGCGCGGTTAATCGTGTGGCCCGGCACGGTAATGCTGGACGTGGGCTTCAGCGCGATATTGGCAATAATTTGCTGCCCGCTGCTGATGCCGCCCAGAATGCCGCCCGCATGGTTGCTCTGGAAACCCGCCTTCGTGATTTCGTCGCGGTTCTGGCTGCCGCGAAGCTTAACCACGTCAAAACCGTCGCCGATTTCAACGCCTTTCACCGCGTTGATGCTCATCAGCGCGTGGGCGATGTCGGCGTCAAGGCGGTCAAATACCGGCTCGCCCCAGCCAGCCGGCACGCCGTCGGCTACCACGGTGACTTTCGCACCAATGGAATCGCCCTCTTTTTTCAGGCCACGCATCAGCTCATCCAGCGCGTCCAGCTTGTCGGCATCGGCGCAGAAGAACGGGTTAAGTTCTACCTGATCCCAGTCTTTGATTGCCAGCGGAATGTCGCCCATCTGGGTCAGACAGCCGCGGATAACGATGCCGAATTTCTGCTGGAGATATTTTTTGGCAATCGCCCCTGCCGCCACGCGCATCGCGGTTTCACGTGCGGAAGAACGTCCGCCGCCGCGATAGTCGCGAAAGCCATATTTTTGTTCGTAGGTGTAATCAGCGTGGCCCGGACGGAAGACGTCTTTAATCGCGCCGTAGTCCTGAGAACGCTGATCGGTGTTTTCAATCAGCAGACCAATGCTGGTCCCGGTGGTACGGCCTTCAAATACGCCGGAGAGAATTTTGACCTGGTCCGGCTCGCGACGCTGCGTGGTGTAGCGAGAGGTACCCGGACGCCGACGGTCAAGGTCATGCTGTAAATCGGCTTCGGTCAGTTCGATGCCTGGCGGGACGCCATCAACGATACAACCCAGTGCCAGACCGTGCGACTCGCCAAAGGTGGTCACACGGAATACCTGTCCAATACTGTTTCCTGCCATCACGGCTCCGATGTTGTTGTTTGTGTTTGAGCGTTGTGAAACGGGCCGAAGCCCGCTGGATTAATCTTTGTAAATACTGAAGTATTCGCGTGCATCAAGCAGCTGCGCCTTGGTCAGCATAAAGACGCCGTCACCGCCGTTGTCGAACTCAAGCCAGGTGAACGGCACATCCGGGTACTGCTCTATCAGATGTACCATGCTGTTGCCCACTTCACAAATCAGAACGCCGTCGTCGGTCAGATAATCCGGCGCGCAGGCCAGGATGCGGCGGGTCAGCTTCAGCCCGTCAGAGCCGGACGCCAGACCCAGCTCCGGCTCGTGACGGTACTCGTTCGGCAGGTCGGACATGTCTTCTGCATCCACGTACGGCGGATTGGTGACGATCAGGTCGTATTGCAGCGTCGGCAGGTCGCGGAACAGGTCAGAGCGGATAGGCGTGACGTGATGAATCAGCCCGTGCTCTTCAATGTTGTGTTCGGTGACGGCCAGCGCGTCGGTGGAGATATCGACGGCGTCCACTTCCGCTTCCGGGAAGGCGTACGCGCAGGCAATGGCGATGCAGCCGCTGCCGGTGCACATATCAAGAATGTGCTGCGGCTGATGGTTAATCAGGCCGTCAAAGTGGTTGTTGATCAGCTCGCCAATCGGCGAGCGCGGCACCAGCACGCGTTCATCAACATAGAACTCATGGCCGCAGAACCAGGCTTTGTTGGTCAGGTAAGCCACCGGAATGCGCTCGTTCACGCGACGGATCACGCGCTCAACGATGCGGTGTTTTTCGCTGGAGGTCAGGCGCGCGGTGCGCATGTCTTCCGGAATATCCAGCGGCAGATAGAGAGACGGCAGCACCAGCTGAACGGCCTCATCCCACGGGTTATCCGTACCGTGGCCGTACCAGATATTGGCGGCGCTGAAGCGGCTAACCGACCAGCGCAACATGTCCTGTATGGTATGCAGCTCGTTTACTGCTTCATCGACAAAAATTTTATCCACTCTTTCCTCCAGGGCATGCTCGCATAATTTTCGGCGGCTAGTTTGCCATGAAGACGGCGATAAATCAGCAATGACGCGTGTCGCTTGAGGTTAAAAAATGCGTTTAGTCGGGTACACTATCGGAAATACGAGATGAGAATGACGAATGAAAAAGAAAACATCGCTCAGCGAGGAGGATCAGGCTCTCTTCCGCCAGCTGATGACCGGGACGCGTCAAATCACGCACGACACCATTGTCCATCGCCCGCAGCGTAAAAAAGTCAGCGAGGTTCCGGTCAAACGTCTGCTCCAGGAGCAGGCCGATAACAGCCACTATTTTTCAGATGAGTTTCAGCCGCTGCTCAATACTCAGGGTGCGGTGAAATACGTGCGCGAAGACGTCAGCCATTTTGAACTGAAAAAATTACGCCGGGGAGATTACTCGCCGGAGCTGTTCCTCGATCTGCATGGGTTGACCCAGATGCAGGCGAAACAGGAGCTGGGGGCGTTGATCGCGGCATGTCGTCGCGAGCATGTTTTTTGCGCCTGCGTAATGCACGGCCACGGCAAACATATTCTTAAGCAACAGACACCGCTGTGGCTGGCTCAGCACCCGCACGTGATGGCGTTTCATCAGGCACCCAAAGAGTACGGCGGAGATGCCGCATTGCTGGTATTGATTGAAGTGGAGGAGTGGCAGCCGCCAGAGTTGCCCTGACAGGATGGCGGGAGGCACGCTGCACCCCGCCATATCGCACGTCACGTCAGATGGCTTTTGCCATCTTCAGGTTGCACGGACTCATTTGCCAGTTAAAGACCCCTTTGCCGGTTTCGTCGAGGGTGACGTTGGCAATGGCGGACGTAGTGAACATCGGTGGCGTTTCGCCCGGGCACAGCTCAGATACCAGATAGCCGACCAGCGGCAGGTGGGAAATGACCAGTGCGGAAGCGACACCTTCATTGCACAGCGCCTGAAGATAAGCACTGACAAGGCCAACATCGCCACACGGCGTAAGTTCAGGGAGCACATCCACACTGGATGGCAGGTTCATACACTCCCCTACCACATCCAGCGTCTGTTCTGCCCGCAGGAACGGACTCACCAGAACGCGTTCAATGTCCACTTTTTGACCTTTAAGCCATGTCGCCATCTGACGGGATTCGTCGCAGCCACAGACGGTTAAAGGACGTACTGAGTCACTGGCGGCATCGAGTGCCGCGTCGCCGTGACGCATGATAAAAACTTGCATATTGCACCGCTTTTGTTAACCAGAATCACCGGCGTTGACTACCCGCGATTAATGCTCTGAGGTAGAAAACCCGATGGCCGGGCATTGTGCCTGATCCATTCGGTGAATGAAACGCTGTTTTTTACCTCAATGGCGTAAGTATAGTCAATCTCTGTTTACAATTTCGCCAGAACAGGTTCCATCACCTCAGGATTTACCCTTCTTTGACTTCAGTTTACGCAATCAGTTTCCCTTACGGGCCAGAATGTCTGACCCCGTTCCGCCATCTGCAATAATTCGTCACAAGGTGTAAACCGTGGACCATATTGCGAGGCCAGACGTTGCAGAATCGCAACCACTTCACCCGCCCCGAGGGTATCCATATACCGGAACGGACCGCCAAGGAATGGCGGAAAACCGATACCAAACACGGCGCCGATGTCGCCGTCGCGTGCGCTCTTGATCACCTGCTCACCAAAGCAGCGCGCCGCTTCATTGAGCATCATCATTACGCAGCGCTCAGCACACTGAACCGCCGACAATTTTGCCTGACCCGTGACAGGAATAAGCGCATAAACCGAAGGGTCGACCTGTTTCTTGCTTTTACGCCCTTTCGCGGCGTAAAGATAGAAACCGCGTTCATTTTTTCTGCCTTTGCGATCGTCCTTCAAAATTGCAGAAACAAAGTTTGCAGGCGGCGCAAAACGATCGCCATAAGCCGCTTCCAGCACAGGGATAATTTTAGTCCCCGTATCAATTCCTACCTCATCCAAAAGTTGGATTGGGCCGACGGGGAAACCAAACTTCACCAGAGCGTCATCGACGTGCTCAATTTTCTCCCCTTCCGTCAGCAACCGCATCGCTTCGTTAATGTACGGCGCCAGAATGCGGTTGACGTAGAAGCCGGCTTTGTCCGCGACCACAATCGGGGTTTTGCCCTGTTTTTTCGCCAGCTTCACCACGGTGGCAATAGTTTGCGGGCTGGTTGTGGCATGCGGGATAACCTCCACCAGCGGCATTTTTTCGACAGGGCTGAAATAGTGCAGCCCTATTACCTTCTCCGGGCGCACGGCTTTCGCCGCGATGTCGCCGATCGGCAAAGACGAGGTGTTTGACGCGAAAATGGTGTGCGGCGCGCAGTGCTGTTCAACGTCCGCCACCATCTGCTGCTTAAGGGCCAGATCTTCGAACACGGCTTCAATCACCAGATCGCGGTGTGCAAACCCACTGTAGTCGGTGGCGCCAGTGATCATCGCGAGGGTTTTATCGCGCTCACTGGCCTTGATATGGCGGCGTTTCACTTTGCGATCAAGGTTCTGCCAGCTGTACTGCAACGCGTGGTTGATACCCTTAGGGTTGATATCTTTGATACGTACGGGCAATTTGCCTTTGCTGGCGGTGACAAATGCGATGCCGCCGCCCATCAGCCCACCACCCAGAACGCCAATGGCGCGCAGCGGAGCCGGTTCAGCTTCACTGCCCGGATCTTTTTTAACCTCCGTGCTGGCAAAGAAAATGCCGCGCAGCGCCTGCGACTGCGGCGTCATCGCCAGCTCGCCAAAGGCTTTCGCTTCCGCAGCATAACCGCTGCTGCTGCCCTGCGATAAACCGGTTTCAATCACCTTCAGAATGCGCGTCGCTGCCGGATAGTTCCCTTTGGTTTTTTGCTCGGTTTTTTTACCCACCATATTGAACAGCAGCGTGCGCCCCAGCGGCCCGGCGAGGATACGCTCGCGCACCGGCAGAGGGCGTTTCGCCTGACGACCTTTCAGCGCCCGCTCAACGGCGGCCTCAAGCAAGATGGCGTGCGGAACGACCTCATCAACCAGACCCGTCTTTAACGCCTGACGGGCGCGCAGCTGTTTACCGGTTAAAATCATCTCCAGCGCCGTACTGACGCCCACCAGACGCGGCAGGCGCTGCGTGCCACCTGAACCGGGCAGCAATCCAAGCTGTACCTCCGGCAGTCCGAGTACCGTTTTCGCATCGTCGGTACAAATGCGGCTGTGACAGGCCAGCGCCAGCTCAAGCCCACCGCCCAGGCAGGCCCCGTGGATCGCAGCGACAACGGGTATCGACAGCGCATGGATCTCCGCCATTACCTGCTGCCCCTGACGCGCCAGGTCTTCTGCTTCCTGAGCGCTTTTCGCCCGGGCAATCATGTTGATATCGGCCCCGGCAATAAAGTTATCCGGCTTTGCCGAGATAAATACCAGGCCACGTATCGCTTTGTTTTCGCGGATCTGTCTGAGCATCGCACGCACCTGAACGCCGAACTCGGCCTTCAGGGTGTTCATCTTTTCGTCGGGTACATCAATGGTGATAACAGCCACGTTATCAAGGCGAACAGCCAGGTTAAATGCAGATGTCGTTTCCATTATTCAGCCTCCAGAACCATTGCTGCACCCAGGCCGCCCGCCGCACAGGCGGTAACGAGACCAAAACCGCCGCCGCGGCGACGCAGCTCGTGCAAAGTCTGGGTTATCATTCTCGCGCCGGTCGCCGCAAATGGATGGCCGTAGGCGATGGATCCGCCAAGCACGTTAAACTTACTCTGATCCACTTCGCCGGTCGCGTGGGCGCGGCCCAGTACATCGCGCGCGAAGCGCTCGCTTGCCAGCAGCTGAATGTTTGCCAGGGTTTGTGCGGCAAAGGCTTCGTGCATATCGATCAGGGTTAAGTCAGCCAGCGTCAACCCCGCACGCTCCAGCGCCAGGGGCGTGGACCAGGCCGGACCGAGCAGCATGTCCTGCCAGACATCAATGGCGGTAAAGGCGTAGCTACGCAAATAGCCCAGCGGTGTGATGCCAAGCTCTTTCGCCCGGGATTCCGTCATCAGGATCACGGCGGCGGCACCGTCCGTCAGTGGCGTACTGTTGGCCGCCGTAACGGTGCCATGTTTACGATCAAACGCCGGGCGCAGTTTTGCGTAATCCTCCAGCGTCGAGGTGCCACGGATATTGTTATCTTCCACCAGCGGTTCGCGGAAAGGCGGGATATAAGCCGTCATAACCTCGTCGGCAAGTTTGCCTTCCGACCAGGCCTTCGCAGCGAGCTGATGCGAGCGATGCGCCAGTGCATCCTGCTGTTCGCGGGTAATACCGTAGGTTTTTGCCATCTGCTCGGCAGTGTCGCCCATACGCAGGCCGGTGGAGTATTCAGCAACGGCAGGTGGCACGGGCATGAGGTCACGCAGGCGTAAACGCGAGAAGAGTTTAAGCTTTGCACCGGTAGTGCGAGCTTTGTTGGCATCCACGAGGATGCGGGCCAGCTGTTTGCTGACGCCGATGGGCAGCACGGAGGAGGAATCCGCGCCGCCGGCGATCCCCGCGCGAATGGTCCCCGCCATCAGGCTTTCCGCCACGTTCGCCACCGCCTGGAAACTGGTGGCGCAGGCGCGGCTGACG
It encodes:
- the fabB gene encoding beta-ketoacyl-ACP synthase I, which translates into the protein MKRAVITGLGIVSSIGNNQQEVLASLREGRSGITFSEEFKDSGMRSHVWGNVKLDTTGLIDRKVVRFMNDASIYAYLSMQEAIKDSGLSEDVYQNNPRVGLIAGSGGSSKAQVFGADAMRSPRGLKAVGPYVVTKAMGSAVSACLATPFKIHGVNYSISSACATSAHCIGNAVEQIQLGKQDIVFAGGGEELGWEMACEFDAMGALSTKYNETPDKASRTYDAHRDGFVIAGGGGMVVVEELEHALARGAHIYAEIVGYGATSDGADMVAPSGEGAVRCMKMAMHGVDTPIDYLNSHGTSTPVGDVKELGAIREVFGDNSPAISATKAMTGHSLGAAGVQEAIYSLLMLENGFIAPSINIEEMDEQAAGLNIVTETTERELTTVMSNSFGFGGTNATLVMRKLKA
- the mnmC gene encoding bifunctional tRNA (5-methylaminomethyl-2-thiouridine)(34)-methyltransferase MnmD/FAD-dependent 5-carboxymethylaminomethyl-2-thiouridine(34) oxidoreductase MnmC, whose translation is MKQNAIQPANLEFNAEGTPVSRDFDDVYFSNDNGLEETRYVFLEGNHLSTRFPEHPRRLFVVAESGFGTGLNFLTLWQAFDCFRAAYPEATLQRLHFISFEKFPLTAHDLRLAHQRWPELAHWAEQLQTQWPPAIGGCHRLILDDGRVTLDLWLGDINDLTDKLDDSMNQKVDAWFLDGFAPAKNPDMWSPHLFSAMARLARPGATLATFTSAGFVRRGLQEAGFTMRKTKGFGRKRDMLVGVMEQDLAIPAQAPWFARRASTSREVAIVGGGIASALLSLALLHRGWQVTLYCADEAPATGASGNRQGALYPLLSAHDPALFQFFPAAFTFARRLYDSLPVAFDHDWCGVTQLGWDEKSQQKITQMLSLGLPEDIAHAVTAQQVAETAGVDTGCGGIQYPLGGWLCPAELTSAAIALGQSRGLTVHYAHKVQSLSRTAHWELRFADGKEAQHASVVLANGHHISQFTQTASLPVYPVGGQVSHIPTAPQLSKLRQVLCYDGYLTPQNPSNGHHCIGASYHRGETDMHYSEADQQQNRQRLVDSFPDASWAKEVDVSEGQARCGVRCATRDHLPMAGNVPDYDATLEVYQDLADSKETAVSAPVHPELFMLGGLGSRGLCSAPLLAEALAAQMSDEPVPLDRVTLAGLNPNRLWVRKLLKGKMVK
- a CDS encoding YfcL family protein — translated: MIAEFESRILALIDDMVEHASDDELFASGYLRGHLTLAVAALEAGDDHSADAVHAEVTRSLENAIQAGELSPRDQSLVLGMWDNLFQQAKAK
- a CDS encoding elongation factor P hydroxylase, giving the protein MNSTHNYEQLIEIFDSCFADDFNTRLIKGDDEPIYLPADDEVPYNRIIFAHGFYASGLHEISHWCIAGKARRELVDFGYWYCPDGRDAATQGQFEDVEVKPQALEWLLCVAAGFPFNVSCDNLEGDFEPDRIVFQRRVHAQVMEYLEKGIPARPARLIEALQNYYHTPEITAERFPWPEDL
- a CDS encoding sulfite exporter TauE/SafE family protein, yielding MDNFVDLFMVSPLLLAVLFFVAMLAGFIDALAGGGGLLTVPALLAAGMSPAQALATNKLQACGGSLSSSLYFIRRKVVNLADQKLNILMTFIGSTAGALLVQHVQSDILRQILPLLVICIGLYFLLMPKLGEEDRQRRLHGLPFALIAGGCVGFYDGFFGPGAGSFYALAFVTLAGFNLAKSTAHAKVLNATSNVGGLLLFIIGGKVIWATGFVMMAGQFLGARAGSRLVLSKGQKLIRPMIVVVSAVMSAKLLYDSHGQEILTWLGMN
- the mepA gene encoding penicillin-insensitive murein endopeptidase, giving the protein MKKTAIALLALLVSGASLAATPWQKITHPVAGSAQSIGAFSNGCIVGAQELPLQSDTYQVMRTDQRRYFGHPDLVLFIQRLGNQVHNLGLGTMLIGDMGMPAGGRFNGGHASHQTGLDVDIFLQLPKTRWSSAQLLKPQVLDLVSADGKRVVASRWSPEISSMIKLAAKDNDVTRIFVNPAIKQQLCLDAGTDRDWLRKVRPWFQHRAHMHVRLRCPANSLECEDQPLPPPGDGCGYELQSWFEPAKPGTSKPEKKTPPPLPPSCQALLDEHVL
- the aroC gene encoding chorismate synthase, with the translated sequence MAGNSIGQVFRVTTFGESHGLALGCIVDGVPPGIELTEADLQHDLDRRRPGTSRYTTQRREPDQVKILSGVFEGRTTGTSIGLLIENTDQRSQDYGAIKDVFRPGHADYTYEQKYGFRDYRGGGRSSARETAMRVAAGAIAKKYLQQKFGIVIRGCLTQMGDIPLAIKDWDQVELNPFFCADADKLDALDELMRGLKKEGDSIGAKVTVVADGVPAGWGEPVFDRLDADIAHALMSINAVKGVEIGDGFDVVKLRGSQNRDEITKAGFQSNHAGGILGGISSGQQIIANIALKPTSSITVPGHTINRAGDEVEMITKGRHDPCVGIRAVPIAEAMLAIVLMDHFLRQRAQNADVTTTIPRW
- the prmB gene encoding 50S ribosomal protein L3 N(5)-glutamine methyltransferase, coding for MDKIFVDEAVNELHTIQDMLRWSVSRFSAANIWYGHGTDNPWDEAVQLVLPSLYLPLDIPEDMRTARLTSSEKHRIVERVIRRVNERIPVAYLTNKAWFCGHEFYVDERVLVPRSPIGELINNHFDGLINHQPQHILDMCTGSGCIAIACAYAFPEAEVDAVDISTDALAVTEHNIEEHGLIHHVTPIRSDLFRDLPTLQYDLIVTNPPYVDAEDMSDLPNEYRHEPELGLASGSDGLKLTRRILACAPDYLTDDGVLICEVGNSMVHLIEQYPDVPFTWLEFDNGGDGVFMLTKAQLLDAREYFSIYKD
- the smrB gene encoding endonuclease SmrB encodes the protein MKKKTSLSEEDQALFRQLMTGTRQITHDTIVHRPQRKKVSEVPVKRLLQEQADNSHYFSDEFQPLLNTQGAVKYVREDVSHFELKKLRRGDYSPELFLDLHGLTQMQAKQELGALIAACRREHVFCACVMHGHGKHILKQQTPLWLAQHPHVMAFHQAPKEYGGDAALLVLIEVEEWQPPELP